The following proteins come from a genomic window of Acinetobacter baumannii:
- a CDS encoding hydroxymethylglutaryl-CoA lyase, producing the protein MSEFVKIVEVGPRDGLQNEKQALTVEQRLNFINDLISAGLKSIEVGSCVSAKWVPQMAQSDELFKLLPQTTDVQFSLLTPNIKGFETAQAVGCKEVAVFTAASESFTRKNINCSIDESFEKFSDVLNAAKAHNIRVRGYVSCIVDCPYEGAIAPEQVVKVVKRLYDMGCYEVSLGETIGTATPDRVQKVWQACLAELDSKVLAGHFHNTYGMAIANIYQSLQQGIRVFDSSLAGLGGCPYAKGASGNVSTEDLFYLLSHMGFETGINLEKLMQASQNISNVLNRKSLSNYANAYWQTKCA; encoded by the coding sequence ATGAGTGAGTTTGTCAAAATCGTGGAGGTCGGTCCCAGAGACGGCCTCCAAAATGAAAAGCAGGCTTTAACTGTCGAACAACGCTTAAACTTCATTAACGATCTAATCAGTGCAGGCCTAAAATCAATTGAAGTCGGTTCATGCGTTTCGGCAAAATGGGTACCGCAAATGGCCCAAAGTGACGAGCTATTTAAGTTATTACCCCAAACAACCGATGTGCAATTTAGCCTGCTTACTCCAAATATTAAAGGTTTTGAAACTGCTCAAGCGGTAGGATGCAAAGAGGTTGCGGTGTTTACCGCAGCTTCTGAAAGTTTTACCCGTAAAAATATCAACTGTTCAATCGACGAAAGCTTTGAAAAGTTTAGCGATGTCCTGAACGCAGCAAAAGCACATAACATCCGTGTACGCGGCTATGTCTCTTGTATTGTCGATTGTCCTTATGAAGGCGCAATTGCACCTGAGCAAGTGGTGAAAGTGGTTAAACGACTCTATGACATGGGCTGCTATGAAGTGTCTTTAGGTGAAACCATTGGCACCGCAACACCAGATCGCGTTCAAAAGGTATGGCAAGCCTGCCTTGCTGAACTCGATAGCAAGGTATTAGCTGGGCATTTCCACAACACCTATGGCATGGCAATTGCCAATATTTATCAGTCTTTACAGCAAGGTATTCGTGTTTTTGATTCGTCTCTTGCAGGACTTGGAGGTTGCCCTTATGCCAAAGGCGCCTCTGGCAATGTATCAACCGAAGATTTGTTTTATTTGCTGTCACACATGGGTTTTGAAACTGGCATTAATTTAGAAAAATTGATGCAAGCCAGCCAAAATATTAGCAATGTATTAAACCGAAAAAGCTTGTCGAATTATGCAAATGCGTATTGGCAAACTAAGTGTGCATAG
- a CDS encoding enoyl-CoA hydratase/isomerase family protein — MSYQFLQLEQQGQVAYVWLNRPELHNAFNTTVIEELHTCFKQINTRDDIRVVVLAGRGKSFSAGADLNWMKQAGQASSAENEADALKLAQMLDALATLKQPTIARVHGIAFGGGMGLASACDICIASTDAKFATSEVRLGLAPSTISPYVIRAIGARQASRYFLTAERISAREAKQIGLAHEVADAEDLDKKVQEIIDALLLGGPHAQAASKQLIQMVSNQTMSNDLLQQTAHHIAQVRQGSEAKEGLSAFLNKQQPAWVSNSNNNN; from the coding sequence ATGAGCTATCAATTTTTACAACTCGAACAACAAGGTCAGGTTGCCTATGTTTGGCTGAACCGCCCTGAATTGCACAATGCTTTTAATACGACAGTCATTGAAGAATTGCATACTTGCTTTAAGCAAATTAATACTCGTGATGACATTCGTGTTGTGGTTTTAGCTGGTCGCGGTAAAAGCTTTTCGGCAGGTGCCGACCTCAACTGGATGAAACAGGCAGGTCAAGCATCTTCAGCAGAAAATGAAGCAGATGCATTAAAACTTGCGCAAATGCTTGATGCACTTGCAACACTTAAACAACCGACTATTGCTCGCGTGCATGGCATTGCCTTTGGCGGCGGTATGGGCTTAGCATCGGCATGTGATATTTGCATTGCCAGCACTGATGCCAAGTTTGCAACTTCTGAGGTTCGTTTAGGACTTGCTCCATCTACCATTAGTCCCTATGTGATTCGTGCGATTGGTGCAAGACAAGCCTCTCGTTACTTTTTAACTGCCGAGCGGATTTCAGCACGTGAAGCCAAACAAATTGGTTTAGCACACGAAGTAGCAGATGCTGAAGACTTAGATAAAAAAGTTCAAGAAATTATTGATGCTCTATTACTCGGTGGCCCGCATGCCCAAGCGGCCTCAAAACAACTCATTCAAATGGTGAGCAACCAGACCATGAGCAATGACTTGCTGCAACAGACAGCACATCATATTGCTCAAGTTCGTCAAGGCAGTGAGGCAAAAGAAGGTCTAAGTGCCTTTTTAAATAAACAACAGCCTGCTTGGGTTTCTAACTCGAATAACAACAATTAA
- a CDS encoding isovaleryl-CoA dehydrogenase, whose amino-acid sequence MNLRSLNFGLDETLIALQDSVAAFCAKEIAPIAQQVDQDNKFPAHLWKKFGDMGLLGMTVSEEYGGANMGYLAHIIAMQEISRASAAIGLSYGAHSNLCVNQINRNGNEQQKQKYLPKLISGEYVGALAMSEPNAGSDVVSMKLRAEQKGDHFVLNGSKMWITNGGDADVLVVYAKTDPQAGPKGMTAFLIEKDMKGFSHGNHLDKLGMRGSNTYPLFFDNVEVPAENVLGGVGNGVKVLMSGLDYERAVLSAGPLGIMDACLDVVIPYLHQREQFGQALGEFQLMQGKLADMYSTWLACKALVYAVGAACDKADHDRSLRKDAASAILYAAEKATWMAGEAIQTLGGNGYINEFPAGRLWRDAKLYEIGAGTSEIRRMLIGRELFNETK is encoded by the coding sequence ATGAACCTACGCAGCTTGAATTTCGGTCTAGATGAAACTTTAATTGCGCTTCAAGATTCGGTAGCCGCATTTTGTGCAAAGGAAATTGCACCAATTGCCCAACAAGTTGATCAAGACAACAAATTCCCTGCACATCTCTGGAAAAAATTCGGAGATATGGGCCTTTTAGGTATGACGGTTTCTGAAGAATATGGCGGTGCCAATATGGGTTATTTAGCTCATATTATTGCCATGCAAGAAATTTCCCGTGCTTCGGCAGCCATTGGTCTTTCTTATGGTGCTCATTCTAATTTATGTGTAAACCAGATTAACCGTAACGGTAACGAGCAGCAGAAACAAAAGTATTTACCAAAATTAATTTCCGGTGAATACGTTGGTGCCCTTGCCATGTCTGAGCCGAATGCCGGTTCCGATGTCGTCAGCATGAAATTACGCGCAGAGCAAAAAGGTGATCACTTTGTTTTAAACGGTTCAAAAATGTGGATTACTAACGGCGGTGATGCAGATGTACTGGTCGTTTACGCTAAAACTGATCCACAAGCTGGCCCGAAAGGCATGACCGCATTCTTGATTGAAAAAGACATGAAAGGCTTTAGTCACGGCAACCACTTAGACAAACTCGGTATGCGCGGCTCTAACACTTACCCCCTATTCTTTGACAATGTAGAAGTCCCTGCTGAAAACGTACTTGGTGGTGTGGGTAACGGGGTTAAAGTACTCATGAGTGGTTTGGACTATGAACGAGCAGTTTTAAGTGCCGGACCTTTAGGCATTATGGATGCTTGTTTAGATGTGGTAATCCCATACTTACATCAACGTGAACAGTTTGGTCAGGCTTTAGGTGAATTCCAGCTTATGCAAGGCAAACTTGCCGATATGTATTCAACTTGGTTGGCATGTAAAGCTCTCGTTTATGCGGTTGGTGCTGCCTGTGACAAAGCTGACCATGACCGCAGCCTACGTAAAGATGCTGCAAGTGCCATTTTATATGCTGCCGAAAAAGCAACATGGATGGCGGGTGAAGCAATTCAAACTTTAGGTGGCAACGGTTATATCAATGAATTCCCTGCTGGCCGTTTATGGCGTGATGCAAAACTTTATGAAATTGGTGCGGGAACTTCTGAAATTCGCCGTATGTTGATTGGCCGCGAACTCTTCAATGAAACCAAATAA
- a CDS encoding carboxyl transferase domain-containing protein, with translation MNQLQSKINVRSEDFKTNQQAMQTLVTDLKQVAQRIALGGGENARQKHLARGKLLPRERIDQLIDVGTAFLEIGQLAAYNVYEDDVPAAGVIAGIGQVNGITCMIVANDATVKGGTYYPLTVKKHLRAQEIAEQNHLPCIYLVDSGGAYLPMQDEVFPDRDHFGRIFYNQARMSSLGIAQIAVVMGSCTAGGAYVPAMSDETIIVRNQGTIFLGGPPLVKAATGEVVSSEDLGGGDVHTRLSGVADHLAENDEHAIAIARNIVANLNKKPNELNKQIDEPLFDASELYGVVPSDARKPFDVREVIARIVDGSRFDEFKARFGSTLVTGFASLYGMPVGIIANNGILFSESAQKGAHFIELCTQRNIPLLFIQNITGFMVGRQYENEGIAKHGAKLVMAVATANVPKLTLIIGGSFGAGNYGMCGRAYSPRFLWTWPNSRISVMGGEQAASVLSTLKRDQIEQKGAEWSAQEEDEFKQPIREQYERQGHPYYASARLWDDGVIDPAQTRQVLGLSLAAAMNAPIQPTKFGVFRM, from the coding sequence ATGAACCAATTACAAAGCAAGATTAATGTTCGAAGTGAAGACTTCAAAACAAACCAGCAAGCCATGCAAACATTGGTCACAGATCTCAAACAAGTTGCCCAGCGTATTGCTTTAGGCGGTGGTGAAAATGCCCGTCAAAAACATTTGGCTCGAGGTAAGCTTTTACCCCGTGAACGTATTGATCAACTGATTGATGTCGGCACGGCATTTTTAGAAATTGGTCAACTGGCAGCGTACAACGTTTATGAAGATGATGTTCCTGCTGCGGGTGTGATTGCGGGTATTGGTCAGGTCAACGGCATCACTTGCATGATCGTTGCAAACGATGCAACGGTTAAAGGTGGAACGTATTACCCACTTACGGTTAAAAAGCATTTACGCGCACAAGAAATTGCTGAACAAAATCACTTGCCTTGTATTTATTTAGTAGATTCAGGCGGTGCCTATTTACCAATGCAAGATGAAGTTTTCCCAGACCGTGATCACTTTGGGCGTATTTTCTATAATCAGGCACGCATGTCGAGCCTAGGTATTGCCCAAATTGCCGTGGTAATGGGTAGCTGTACCGCAGGTGGTGCGTATGTACCAGCGATGTCTGATGAAACCATTATTGTACGTAATCAAGGTACGATTTTCTTAGGTGGTCCTCCTCTGGTAAAAGCTGCAACTGGCGAAGTGGTAAGCAGTGAAGATTTAGGCGGTGGCGATGTACACACACGTCTTTCAGGTGTAGCTGACCACTTAGCTGAAAATGATGAACATGCCATTGCGATTGCACGAAACATTGTTGCTAACTTAAATAAAAAGCCAAATGAGTTAAATAAGCAAATTGATGAACCATTATTTGATGCATCAGAACTCTATGGCGTGGTGCCAAGTGATGCGCGTAAACCTTTCGATGTGCGTGAAGTCATTGCACGTATTGTAGACGGCTCTCGCTTTGACGAGTTTAAAGCCCGCTTTGGCTCAACACTTGTAACGGGTTTCGCTTCTCTCTACGGCATGCCAGTCGGGATTATTGCCAATAACGGAATTTTATTTTCCGAGTCTGCTCAAAAAGGCGCGCACTTTATTGAACTGTGCACACAGCGCAATATTCCATTGTTATTTATACAAAACATCACTGGCTTTATGGTTGGTCGCCAGTATGAAAATGAAGGGATTGCCAAACACGGCGCTAAACTGGTGATGGCAGTTGCCACTGCAAATGTACCAAAACTCACGCTGATTATTGGTGGTTCATTTGGTGCAGGTAACTACGGTATGTGTGGCCGCGCTTATTCACCACGCTTTTTATGGACATGGCCGAACTCTCGTATTTCAGTGATGGGCGGCGAACAAGCAGCAAGCGTACTCTCAACTTTAAAACGTGATCAAATTGAGCAAAAAGGTGCCGAGTGGTCAGCGCAAGAAGAAGACGAATTTAAACAACCAATTCGTGAACAATACGAGCGCCAAGGCCATCCATACTATGCTTCTGCCCGCCTTTGGGACGACGGTGTCATTGACCCAGCGCAAACTCGTCAGGTACTTGGTTTAAGTTTGGCTGCGGCCATGAATGCTCCAATCCAGCCAACCAAATTTGGCGTGTTCCGCATGTAA
- a CDS encoding LysR family transcriptional regulator, with protein MRKNLDGGLLHAMHAFLKVIDSGSFTAAAEQMDLTTAQVSRLISELETRLGTKLIQRSTRQQALTDIGATYAERCRQVISMVDEAEAEVTGTASKPKGRLRVLSMGSFGHHYVFPVMAEFCKHYPELTVEYTTSQYVPDLLAKGVDVSLYLTESLTDSRFVARRIGTIFSVLCASPAYLEKHGVPKSPEDLKNHACLRLVNPSITPDWHLLNANGESYQIDIGGQLIADNPELLLDVVQQDMGVALLPMFSALDAVQNGRLCHILPEWRSPDIGVYTLLPSRHFIDAKTRAWLDWVEEYISPRIEMDASYFYK; from the coding sequence ATGCGCAAAAATCTCGATGGTGGACTTTTGCATGCAATGCATGCATTCCTGAAAGTGATTGATAGCGGGAGTTTCACAGCAGCAGCTGAGCAGATGGATCTGACCACAGCACAGGTTTCACGTCTTATCAGCGAGCTAGAAACACGCTTAGGTACAAAATTAATACAACGCTCAACGCGCCAGCAGGCACTGACCGATATTGGTGCGACTTATGCAGAGCGTTGTCGGCAAGTTATTTCAATGGTGGATGAAGCAGAGGCAGAAGTCACCGGAACGGCATCTAAACCCAAAGGTCGTTTACGTGTATTAAGTATGGGAAGCTTTGGGCATCATTATGTTTTCCCTGTCATGGCCGAGTTTTGTAAGCATTATCCCGAATTAACCGTGGAATATACGACCTCACAATACGTTCCAGACTTGTTGGCAAAAGGGGTGGATGTCAGTCTTTATCTCACTGAATCATTAACAGATTCTCGTTTTGTGGCACGTAGAATTGGCACTATTTTTTCTGTTTTATGTGCTTCACCTGCGTATCTAGAAAAACATGGTGTTCCTAAGTCTCCAGAAGACTTAAAAAATCATGCCTGTTTACGCTTGGTAAACCCGTCTATTACACCAGATTGGCATTTGTTAAATGCCAATGGTGAGTCTTATCAAATCGACATTGGGGGGCAACTCATTGCAGATAACCCTGAGTTATTACTAGATGTGGTACAACAAGATATGGGTGTCGCGTTATTGCCAATGTTTTCGGCTTTAGACGCGGTTCAAAATGGAAGATTATGTCATATCTTGCCAGAGTGGCGTTCGCCCGATATCGGAGTTTATACCTTATTGCCTTCACGCCATTTTATTGATGCCAAAACACGCGCATGGTTGGATTGGGTAGAAGAATATATTTCTCCAAGAATTGAAATGGATGCATCTTATTTTTATAAATAA
- a CDS encoding indolepyruvate ferredoxin oxidoreductase family protein, whose protein sequence is MNIATKVTPNIIATKDVSLEDKYVSDNGTAFMTGIQALVRLPLAQTRRDAINGYHTAGFISGYRGSPIGNYDNFLWQVEGLLKSHNVVFQPGVNEDLAATAIWGTQQANLSGQGKYDGVSSWWYGKGPGVDRSGDVLRHANLAGTSERGGVVALFGDDHSCKSSTVPHQSEHVMIGCGIPIFYPTSVQQILDFGVHAIAVSRFSGLWTSMKLVSEIVETSASVHVDLDRVTPVIPEDVNFPEGGVNIRWPDHGIQQEERLYKYRLPAVLAYARANKINTVTWPCENARIGIAASGKGYLDTIEALRILGIEDETAQQLGLRVYQVGLIWPLEPQGIREFAKGLEELIVIEEKRPILETQIKDELYSLPDDQRPRVIGKATDGKGEWSTSIEEAPLIGHYEYQPEPIAKMLAARFLKLDIPESLKVQIQSRIDLLLKAEQESKRVIDLAERKPYFCSGCPHNSSTVVPEGSRALGGIGCHYIAVSLDRGTETFSQMGGEGVSWVGASPFTNEKHIFANLGDGTYFHSGYLAIRQSIAAKTNITYKILYNDAVAMTGGQHVDGHLSVAQLTRQLDAEGIKKQVIVTDEIKLLNEEDGIAPGVEIRHRNELDAVQRELREISGVTALIYVQTCASEKRRRRKRDAYPDPAERLFINTDICEGCGDCSKKSNCLSIEPVETALGTKRQINQSSCNKDFTCAEGFCPSFVTVHTRDMKRPAKFEGISAGWPTSPIIPQLYDVPSRIMVGGIGGTGVVTIGALLGMAAHLEGKATRVMDMAGLAQKGGTVYSYVQLAASDEQISSTKIPAGQCELLIGADAVVAGSGAALSRLKEDALVIVNEDSTPTSEFIKSRDWYAPITDLIDRLRGRVRQGQLVSLPAARIATLLLGDSIYTNQLLLGMAWQSGRIPLLRESIEKAIRLNGTAVEKNIEAFRVGCHLASDPTLAARLLAAMPKTKTPQTLAELVEDRSARLTDYWNEAYAAKYRTLVELAAKKLPEELTGTIATQLYRVMAYKDEYEVARLLTGKSFKESIETQFGKGLRLTYHLAPPALLGGLKNVRKRAFGYWMRFPMMMLARLQWLRETFLDPFARQEERQHEQAWRDRYIAFVEALVEAPDNHNLAVAEQIAKLPAEVRGYGHIKMKAMDAAKQRWDELTPTLLKVRN, encoded by the coding sequence ATGAATATAGCTACAAAAGTCACTCCAAATATTATTGCAACAAAGGATGTGTCACTTGAAGATAAATATGTAAGTGATAACGGTACAGCATTTATGACCGGCATTCAGGCACTTGTTCGGTTGCCTCTTGCCCAAACTCGCCGTGACGCGATCAATGGTTATCATACTGCTGGTTTTATTTCTGGTTATCGTGGCTCCCCTATTGGTAACTATGATAATTTCCTTTGGCAAGTTGAAGGGTTACTCAAATCCCATAATGTCGTATTTCAACCTGGTGTAAACGAAGACTTGGCTGCTACCGCAATCTGGGGTACACAACAAGCAAATCTTTCAGGTCAAGGCAAATATGATGGAGTGTCTTCATGGTGGTATGGTAAAGGCCCGGGTGTTGACCGTTCAGGCGATGTACTCCGCCATGCTAACTTAGCTGGTACCTCTGAACGTGGTGGTGTTGTTGCTTTATTTGGTGATGACCACTCATGCAAATCTTCTACAGTTCCCCACCAGTCTGAACATGTCATGATTGGTTGCGGTATTCCAATTTTCTACCCAACATCCGTTCAACAAATTTTAGACTTTGGTGTTCACGCCATCGCAGTTTCACGTTTTTCTGGTCTTTGGACTTCAATGAAGCTAGTCAGTGAAATTGTAGAAACTTCCGCTTCAGTTCATGTCGACTTAGACCGTGTCACTCCTGTTATACCAGAAGATGTTAATTTCCCAGAGGGTGGCGTTAACATTCGTTGGCCAGATCATGGCATCCAACAAGAAGAACGTCTTTATAAATATCGCTTACCTGCTGTTTTGGCCTATGCCCGTGCGAATAAAATCAATACCGTAACATGGCCTTGTGAAAATGCCCGTATTGGTATTGCTGCAAGTGGTAAAGGTTATTTAGATACCATTGAAGCCCTACGTATTTTAGGAATTGAAGATGAAACAGCCCAACAGCTTGGGCTACGTGTTTATCAAGTTGGTCTGATTTGGCCTTTAGAACCACAAGGTATTCGTGAATTTGCCAAAGGTTTAGAAGAGTTGATCGTTATTGAAGAAAAACGTCCAATTCTTGAAACACAAATTAAAGATGAGCTTTACTCACTTCCTGATGACCAACGTCCTCGTGTCATTGGTAAAGCAACTGACGGCAAAGGTGAATGGAGTACCTCTATTGAAGAAGCACCACTCATTGGTCACTATGAGTACCAGCCTGAACCGATTGCAAAAATGCTGGCTGCTCGCTTCTTAAAACTAGATATTCCAGAAAGCTTAAAAGTACAAATTCAAAGCAGAATCGACTTACTACTAAAAGCAGAGCAAGAATCAAAACGTGTTATTGACCTTGCTGAACGTAAACCTTATTTCTGCAGTGGTTGCCCACATAACTCATCAACAGTCGTTCCTGAAGGTAGCCGTGCATTAGGTGGTATTGGTTGTCACTATATTGCTGTTTCGCTTGACCGCGGTACCGAAACATTCTCTCAAATGGGTGGTGAAGGTGTAAGCTGGGTCGGTGCATCACCTTTTACCAATGAAAAACACATTTTTGCTAACCTTGGTGATGGGACTTACTTCCACTCAGGTTACTTGGCAATTCGTCAATCTATCGCCGCAAAAACCAATATCACCTACAAAATCCTTTACAACGACGCAGTCGCTATGACAGGCGGTCAGCATGTAGATGGTCATTTGAGCGTTGCACAATTAACTCGTCAGCTCGATGCCGAAGGTATTAAAAAACAAGTCATTGTGACTGATGAAATCAAACTGTTAAATGAAGAAGACGGTATTGCACCAGGTGTAGAAATTCGCCACCGTAATGAACTTGACGCAGTTCAACGTGAGCTACGTGAAATTTCAGGTGTAACTGCTTTAATTTATGTACAAACCTGTGCCAGTGAAAAACGCCGTCGCCGTAAACGCGATGCTTACCCTGACCCAGCTGAACGTTTATTCATTAATACCGATATTTGCGAAGGCTGTGGCGACTGTTCTAAAAAATCAAACTGTTTATCTATTGAGCCAGTAGAAACAGCTTTAGGCACTAAACGTCAAATTAACCAAAGTAGTTGTAATAAGGACTTCACTTGTGCTGAAGGGTTCTGCCCAAGCTTTGTGACTGTTCATACACGTGATATGAAACGTCCTGCTAAATTTGAAGGTATTAGCGCAGGATGGCCAACGTCCCCAATTATTCCTCAGTTATATGATGTTCCAAGTCGCATTATGGTCGGTGGTATTGGTGGTACGGGTGTTGTGACTATCGGTGCACTTCTTGGTATGGCAGCTCACCTAGAAGGCAAAGCAACACGTGTTATGGATATGGCAGGTCTTGCGCAAAAAGGTGGTACGGTTTATTCATACGTACAACTTGCAGCAAGTGATGAGCAAATTTCTTCGACCAAAATTCCAGCAGGTCAATGTGAATTACTCATTGGTGCAGATGCGGTAGTTGCTGGTAGTGGTGCAGCCCTTTCGCGCTTAAAAGAAGATGCTCTAGTCATTGTGAATGAAGACAGCACTCCTACTTCTGAGTTTATTAAATCTCGTGACTGGTATGCGCCTATTACCGATTTAATTGATCGTCTTCGTGGTCGTGTTCGTCAAGGTCAACTGGTTTCTCTACCAGCGGCTCGCATTGCCACACTACTCTTAGGTGATTCAATTTATACCAACCAGTTATTACTCGGTATGGCATGGCAATCTGGTCGCATTCCGCTATTACGTGAAAGCATTGAAAAAGCAATTCGCCTAAATGGTACGGCTGTTGAAAAGAACATCGAAGCTTTCCGCGTGGGTTGTCATCTTGCAAGTGACCCGACTTTAGCTGCTCGTTTACTTGCAGCAATGCCAAAAACTAAAACTCCGCAAACTTTGGCTGAACTTGTTGAAGACCGTTCTGCTCGTCTAACAGACTACTGGAATGAAGCTTATGCAGCTAAATACCGCACACTTGTAGAATTGGCAGCTAAAAAGTTACCAGAAGAGTTAACAGGTACGATTGCAACTCAGCTTTATAGAGTTATGGCTTATAAAGATGAATATGAAGTTGCACGTCTACTAACAGGTAAAAGCTTCAAAGAATCGATCGAAACCCAATTCGGTAAAGGCTTACGTTTAACGTATCATCTTGCTCCGCCAGCATTACTTGGTGGCCTGAAAAATGTCCGTAAACGTGCGTTTGGTTACTGGATGCGCTTCCCAATGATGATGCTTGCTCGTTTACAATGGCTTCGTGAAACTTTCCTTGACCCATTTGCACGTCAAGAAGAACGTCAACACGAACAAGCTTGGCGTGACCGTTACATCGCATTTGTTGAAGCACTTGTTGAAGCACCAGACAATCATAACTTGGCAGTTGCTGAACAAATTGCAAAACTACCGGCAGAAGTCCGCGGTTATGGACATATCAAAATGAAAGCAATGGACGCTGCAAAACAACGTTGGGATGAACTTACCCCAACACTACTAAAAGTCCGTAACTAA
- a CDS encoding acetyl/propionyl/methylcrotonyl-CoA carboxylase subunit alpha, giving the protein MFEKILIANRGEIACRVIRTAKKLGIRTVAVYSDADANAQHVKLADEAVYIGQSPATQSYLQVDRIIQAAIDTGSQAVHPGYGFLSENDQFALACQQHNICFIGPPVDAILAMGLKATSKALMEKAGVPLTPGYHGTNQDADFLKQQADRIGYPVLIKASAGGGGKGMSLVERSEDFLHALASCKREAKSSFGNDDVLIERYVIQPRHIEVQVFGDTHGNYVHLFERDCSVQRRHQKVLEEAPAPQMPSEKLDAMRQAAIDAARAVNYVGAGTVEFIVEQDGTAYFMEMNTRLQVEHPVTEMITGEDLVEWQLRVAYGEPLPKLQNELKIHGHALEARIYAEEPEKGFLPAIGKIDYLHYPTQNQYVRVDSGIVEGDEITTYYDPMIAKLIVWGKNREAALIQMQNALSQFHVDGLGNNIAFLEKIVRSESFKQAKLDTNLIQREQNFLFSPEEIKPELVVAAAFIEFLSKLNNNSSSQKQLWQAQPLWRLNIAYQHSIKLNYLNQNIQIKFASNEDGFTAEYNGQSYPISGQLLDAHTASVQIGETQQKLPFNQSQQGITLFQNGQSYKFAYIRQDFNQADSQADEGHLKAPMPGVVTQVLVSANHSVKKDDILMTLEAMKMEYTIRAPKDGVIVDSYFQVGDQVKAGDELVEFQPAQEEVA; this is encoded by the coding sequence ATGTTTGAAAAGATTTTAATTGCGAACCGTGGCGAGATTGCCTGCCGCGTAATTCGTACAGCTAAAAAATTAGGTATTAGAACGGTTGCCGTTTACTCAGATGCAGACGCAAATGCACAACACGTCAAACTTGCAGATGAAGCGGTTTATATTGGTCAGTCCCCTGCAACACAAAGTTATTTACAGGTTGACCGTATTATACAAGCAGCGATTGATACAGGCAGCCAAGCGGTTCATCCGGGCTATGGCTTCCTTTCTGAAAACGACCAGTTCGCACTCGCTTGCCAACAACACAACATTTGCTTTATTGGCCCGCCAGTGGATGCCATTTTAGCGATGGGCTTAAAAGCGACCTCGAAAGCTTTAATGGAAAAAGCAGGTGTTCCTTTAACACCGGGTTATCACGGAACCAACCAAGATGCCGACTTTTTAAAACAACAGGCAGACCGAATTGGCTATCCTGTTTTAATTAAAGCCAGTGCGGGCGGCGGTGGTAAAGGCATGAGTCTGGTTGAACGCAGTGAAGATTTTCTGCATGCCTTAGCCTCTTGTAAACGTGAAGCCAAATCCAGCTTTGGTAATGATGATGTCTTGATTGAGCGTTATGTGATTCAACCGCGCCATATTGAAGTGCAAGTGTTTGGCGATACACATGGCAACTATGTACATTTGTTTGAACGTGATTGTTCGGTACAACGCCGTCACCAAAAAGTGTTAGAAGAAGCCCCTGCTCCACAAATGCCAAGCGAGAAGCTCGATGCAATGCGCCAAGCTGCAATTGATGCTGCACGTGCGGTAAATTATGTCGGTGCTGGTACAGTTGAGTTTATTGTAGAACAAGATGGAACGGCGTATTTCATGGAAATGAATACCCGTTTACAAGTCGAACACCCTGTCACCGAAATGATTACAGGTGAAGACTTGGTCGAGTGGCAACTTCGTGTGGCTTATGGTGAACCTTTACCTAAACTACAAAACGAATTAAAAATTCACGGCCATGCGCTTGAAGCACGTATTTACGCCGAAGAACCTGAAAAAGGCTTTTTACCTGCAATCGGTAAAATTGACTATTTGCATTACCCAACGCAAAACCAATATGTGCGTGTAGACAGCGGTATTGTTGAAGGCGATGAAATCACAACCTATTACGACCCAATGATTGCCAAACTGATTGTATGGGGTAAAAATCGTGAAGCTGCACTTATTCAAATGCAAAATGCTTTAAGCCAATTCCATGTGGATGGCTTAGGTAACAACATTGCCTTTCTTGAAAAAATTGTACGCAGTGAGTCTTTTAAACAAGCCAAGCTTGATACCAACCTGATTCAACGTGAACAAAACTTCTTGTTTAGTCCTGAAGAAATTAAACCGGAACTGGTGGTAGCAGCGGCATTTATTGAGTTTTTAAGCAAACTGAATAACAACAGCTCAAGCCAAAAACAGCTTTGGCAAGCTCAGCCACTTTGGCGTTTAAATATTGCTTATCAGCACAGCATTAAACTGAATTATTTAAACCAAAATATTCAAATTAAATTTGCCTCAAATGAAGATGGCTTCACCGCAGAATATAACGGTCAAAGCTACCCAATTTCAGGTCAATTGCTTGATGCACATACTGCCTCTGTTCAAATTGGTGAGACTCAGCAAAAGCTACCTTTTAACCAAAGTCAGCAAGGCATTACCTTGTTCCAAAATGGTCAAAGCTATAAGTTTGCTTATATCCGCCAAGACTTTAATCAAGCAGATAGCCAAGCCGATGAAGGTCACTTAAAAGCCCCAATGCCGGGTGTGGTCACTCAAGTGCTAGTCAGTGCAAATCATAGCGTGAAGAAAGACGATATTTTAATGACGCTTGAAGCCATGAAAATGGAATATACCATCCGTGCCCCTAAAGATGGCGTGATTGTAGATTCCTATTTCCAAGTCGGTGATCAGGTCAAAGCTGGCGATGAGCTTGTGGAATTTCAGCCTGCACAGGAGGAAGTTGCATGA